The following coding sequences are from one Candidatus Borkfalkia ceftriaxoniphila window:
- a CDS encoding ABC transporter substrate-binding protein produces MKKIIGLILSAVMCLTMLFAAGCGLIEKETTDDEEKAEIMKLLEDVDLNIDSSYQGTLKILYQNIPSETKVINALLDAFSKEYPNIKIVRQPTVESNYLSLLPTQHNTAYRTKDFSAMPDVLWTTNEVFAGWIEKDMLMPVNYFDEKDTNFSAQDTFVETMLQDSTLGTKLYMFPRDYDQIVMYYNRKLLKLAGVSEDRIPADRALTHDEFDKLLRDIRAGFEGMEGKNPENNRDYAQVRSLDAIWAWGSLCWPTLKSFGGSVIAEDGSVKFNTEENIAAATYLRELVKDELTFGSGSTKHANFINQLTALCFETRAVLTDLIDRTVDGVPGILPEDLGVAPMPNLGKEENYAIGAGCSGYSMYRYAENPTEAWAFLKFMASEKGQNAFCSTGNGIPSNKNMLFAENAVWRNLTGEEFKDLKNFNHDAFVYKWDTAACTLQDFKLRIDVIAAREPVSKKMTEVMENCLRSKDSTYKEDIKTAFKRGEANIYNTIEGYRT; encoded by the coding sequence ATGAAAAAAATTATCGGACTGATTTTGTCGGCGGTGATGTGCCTGACGATGCTGTTCGCGGCGGGCTGCGGACTGATCGAAAAGGAAACGACGGACGACGAAGAGAAAGCGGAGATCATGAAACTTCTCGAAGACGTAGATCTGAATATCGACAGCAGTTATCAGGGCACGCTGAAAATTCTCTATCAGAACATTCCTTCTGAAACGAAAGTCATCAACGCGCTTTTGGACGCTTTCTCCAAGGAATATCCCAACATCAAGATCGTGCGCCAGCCGACGGTGGAATCCAACTATCTTTCTCTTCTCCCCACCCAGCACAACACCGCGTACCGCACCAAGGACTTTTCGGCGATGCCCGACGTTCTTTGGACGACCAACGAAGTGTTTGCGGGATGGATCGAAAAGGATATGCTGATGCCCGTCAACTACTTCGATGAAAAGGATACGAATTTTTCCGCGCAGGACACCTTTGTGGAAACCATGCTGCAAGACAGCACGCTCGGCACGAAACTGTATATGTTCCCGCGCGATTACGACCAGATCGTCATGTACTATAACCGCAAACTTTTGAAACTTGCGGGCGTTTCGGAAGACCGCATTCCCGCCGACCGCGCCTTGACGCACGACGAGTTCGACAAACTTCTGCGCGATATCCGCGCGGGGTTTGAAGGCATGGAGGGCAAAAATCCCGAAAACAACCGCGATTACGCGCAGGTGCGCTCGCTCGACGCCATCTGGGCGTGGGGCTCGCTGTGCTGGCCCACGCTCAAATCATTCGGCGGCAGTGTGATCGCCGAGGACGGTTCGGTGAAGTTCAATACCGAAGAAAACATCGCGGCGGCGACGTATCTCCGCGAACTCGTGAAAGACGAACTCACGTTCGGCTCGGGTTCCACCAAGCACGCCAACTTCATCAATCAACTGACGGCGCTCTGTTTCGAAACGCGCGCGGTGCTCACGGACCTGATCGACCGCACCGTGGACGGCGTGCCCGGGATCCTTCCCGAAGATCTCGGCGTGGCTCCCATGCCCAATCTCGGCAAGGAAGAGAATTACGCCATCGGCGCGGGCTGCAGCGGCTATTCCATGTACCGCTATGCGGAAAATCCCACGGAGGCGTGGGCGTTTCTCAAATTCATGGCGAGCGAAAAGGGACAGAATGCCTTCTGCTCCACGGGCAACGGCATTCCCTCCAATAAAAATATGCTCTTTGCCGAAAACGCCGTCTGGCGCAATCTGACGGGCGAAGAATTCAAGGATCTCAAAAATTTCAATCACGACGCTTTTGTGTATAAGTGGGATACCGCGGCGTGCACGTTGCAGGATTTCAAACTGCGCATCGACGTGATCGCCGCGCGCGAACCCGTTTCCAAAAAGATGACCGAGGTCATGGAAAACTGTCTGCGCAGCAAGGATTCTACCTATAAAGAAGATATCAAGACCGCCTTTAAGCGCGGCGAGGCGAATATTTACAATACCATCGAGGGCTATCGGACATGA